From Streptomonospora salina, the proteins below share one genomic window:
- the ilvN gene encoding acetolactate synthase small subunit — translation MSQHTLSVLVEDTPGILARTSALFSRRGFNIDSLSVSTTEYEGLSRMTIVVNCDHHPLEQVTKQLNKLVNVIKIVEMDNDASVRRELLLAKVKADAANRTAVIQTAELFRANIVDVGPDVVVLEATGKPEKLDALVRNLEPFGIKELVKSGLVALGRGPRSITDRSLRAVERSA, via the coding sequence ATGAGCCAGCACACCCTTTCCGTCCTCGTGGAAGACACCCCCGGCATACTCGCCCGGACTTCGGCGCTGTTCTCGCGGCGCGGGTTCAACATCGACTCGCTCAGCGTCAGCACCACCGAATACGAGGGCCTGTCCCGCATGACGATCGTGGTCAACTGCGACCACCACCCCTTGGAGCAGGTGACCAAGCAGCTCAACAAGCTGGTCAACGTCATCAAGATCGTCGAGATGGACAACGACGCCTCGGTCCGCAGGGAGCTCCTGCTGGCCAAGGTCAAGGCCGACGCCGCCAACCGTACCGCCGTCATCCAGACGGCAGAGCTGTTCCGCGCCAACATCGTCGACGTCGGACCCGACGTCGTGGTGCTTGAGGCGACCGGCAAACCGGAGAAGCTCGACGCGCTGGTGCGCAACCTCGAACCGTTCGGCATCAAGGAACTGGTGAAATCGGGTCTGGTCGCGCTGGGCCGCGGCCCCCGGTCCATCACCGACCGCTCGCTGCGCGCGGTAGAACGCAGCGCGTGA
- a CDS encoding putative bifunctional diguanylate cyclase/phosphodiesterase produces the protein MKADSRIWLGAIVVLALVYALGALVGVGETTLTAWLGSWPPAVAAAGAAVSLLYASRRRTITDADSEADSEGADGAGALRLLGFAAAAWSAGALVYAVTGLLSTDAAVSLSLGDLFSLVALPLFVAGFTRFAPLPRGFRPVIRHVTDSYVCAAALFSIVWLLLFAPLYSELGQSGGFLAFALVYPVADIVVLCLLAPLVFTSPHSTRRAVLLAIGAFVIICGADLIGAVTRLTGMLPAGGIEYPVRFLGFALLGSLPWLVRDRAGARPRTITGRGLYRFAPEIAAFGALFVAAVVLTIGALRVDGLAAVLPLAAGSAVVVLLVRMSGLLEENATLSRMVHTREQHFHELAKNSGDVILILDFDGRIFYVSPGAAEAFGYRLDDVLTDPVTSIVHPEDLPRVERTMASFDRSGGEGIHLRLRVRAGDGTWRHTESTASLYEQPGEPDRLLVTTRDISTQVALEDQVNHLTFHDGITGLPNRAYLEERAREVLVRRERGQGGGEIAAVFLDLDGFTAVNDSAGHTFGDYLLAQAGRRLRATTDSGFTLARWGGDEFAVLIEHSSTAQHIVDFAERLVRAISADPFQVADREVVLSASAGVAFAEPGTESGELLRNADMALARAKELGGGGRLEIYAADMHAKVVGRLELQTQLRQALANGEFLLEYQPVVDLESSQVTGVEALVRWQHGGERVLPEGFIGPAEESGLIAPLGEWILREACAKVALWRASEWDITLSVNLSVKQVLAPRFVETVAGVLADSGLPAEVLTMEVDEEVVLEGQGEAVERLAELRRLGVRLAIDDFGMGYASLAHLRELRVDTIKIDPSFIRDLGDDGTVTLLTHTIIRLGQDLGVQVVAEGIERSEQLEQLRTMGCGYGQGFLVARPMVAEGVEALVGGEAGIPL, from the coding sequence ATGAAGGCCGATTCGCGCATCTGGCTGGGAGCCATCGTCGTCCTCGCGCTCGTCTACGCGCTGGGCGCGCTCGTCGGCGTCGGCGAGACCACACTGACCGCATGGCTGGGGTCGTGGCCCCCCGCCGTCGCGGCGGCGGGCGCCGCCGTTTCACTGCTGTACGCGTCGCGCCGCAGGACGATCACGGATGCCGACAGCGAGGCCGACTCCGAGGGCGCCGACGGCGCGGGGGCGCTGCGCCTGCTCGGGTTCGCCGCGGCGGCCTGGAGCGCCGGCGCGCTCGTCTACGCCGTCACCGGCCTGCTGAGTACCGACGCGGCGGTCTCGCTGAGCTTGGGCGACCTGTTCTCGCTGGTCGCCCTGCCGCTGTTCGTCGCGGGGTTCACCCGCTTCGCGCCGCTGCCGCGCGGTTTCCGGCCGGTCATCCGCCACGTCACCGACAGCTACGTGTGCGCCGCGGCCCTGTTCTCGATCGTGTGGCTGCTGCTGTTCGCGCCCCTGTACAGCGAGCTGGGTCAAAGCGGGGGGTTCCTCGCCTTCGCGCTGGTCTACCCGGTGGCCGACATCGTCGTGCTGTGCCTGCTGGCTCCGCTGGTGTTCACGTCGCCGCACAGCACCCGCCGCGCGGTACTGCTGGCGATCGGCGCGTTCGTGATCATCTGCGGCGCCGACCTCATCGGCGCGGTGACGCGGCTGACCGGGATGCTGCCCGCGGGCGGCATCGAGTACCCGGTGCGGTTCCTGGGCTTCGCCCTGCTGGGCAGCCTGCCGTGGCTGGTCCGTGATCGCGCCGGAGCCCGCCCGCGCACGATCACCGGGCGCGGGCTCTACCGCTTCGCCCCCGAGATCGCCGCGTTCGGCGCGCTGTTCGTGGCCGCGGTGGTGCTGACCATCGGGGCGCTGCGCGTCGACGGATTGGCGGCGGTGCTGCCGCTGGCTGCCGGTTCGGCGGTGGTGGTGCTGCTGGTGCGGATGAGCGGGCTGCTGGAGGAGAACGCGACGCTGTCGCGGATGGTGCACACTCGCGAACAGCACTTCCACGAGCTCGCCAAGAACAGCGGCGACGTCATCCTGATCCTCGACTTCGACGGCCGGATCTTCTACGTGAGCCCGGGGGCGGCCGAGGCGTTCGGTTATCGGCTCGACGACGTGCTCACCGACCCCGTCACGTCGATCGTGCACCCGGAGGACCTGCCGCGGGTCGAGCGGACGATGGCGTCGTTCGACCGCAGCGGCGGCGAGGGCATCCACCTGCGGCTGCGGGTGCGCGCCGGCGACGGCACCTGGCGGCACACCGAGTCCACCGCCTCGCTGTACGAGCAGCCCGGCGAGCCCGACCGGCTGCTGGTGACCACGCGCGACATCAGCACCCAGGTGGCGCTGGAGGACCAGGTCAACCACCTCACCTTCCACGACGGGATCACCGGCCTGCCCAACCGCGCCTACCTGGAGGAGCGTGCGCGCGAGGTGCTGGTGCGCCGCGAGCGCGGCCAGGGCGGCGGGGAGATCGCGGCGGTTTTCCTCGACCTGGACGGGTTCACCGCGGTCAACGACTCCGCCGGGCACACGTTCGGCGACTACCTGCTCGCCCAGGCGGGGCGGCGGCTGCGCGCCACCACCGACTCCGGGTTCACTCTGGCGCGGTGGGGCGGCGACGAGTTCGCCGTGCTGATCGAGCACAGCTCCACCGCACAGCACATCGTGGATTTCGCCGAGCGGCTGGTGCGGGCGATCAGCGCCGACCCGTTCCAGGTGGCCGACCGCGAGGTGGTGCTGTCGGCGAGCGCGGGGGTGGCGTTCGCCGAGCCGGGTACGGAGAGCGGCGAGCTGCTGCGCAACGCCGACATGGCGCTGGCCCGGGCCAAGGAGCTGGGCGGCGGCGGCCGTTTGGAGATCTACGCCGCCGACATGCACGCCAAGGTGGTGGGCCGGCTGGAGCTGCAGACGCAGCTGCGCCAGGCGCTGGCCAACGGGGAGTTCCTGCTGGAGTACCAGCCGGTGGTGGATCTGGAGAGTTCCCAGGTGACCGGCGTGGAGGCGCTGGTGCGCTGGCAGCACGGCGGCGAGCGGGTGCTTCCGGAGGGGTTCATCGGTCCGGCCGAGGAATCGGGGCTGATAGCGCCGCTGGGGGAGTGGATCCTGCGTGAGGCCTGCGCGAAGGTCGCGCTGTGGCGCGCCTCGGAGTGGGACATCACGCTGTCGGTGAACCTGTCGGTGAAGCAGGTCCTGGCGCCGCGGTTCGTCGAGACGGTCGCCGGGGTGCTCGCCGACAGCGGGCTGCCCGCCGAGGTGCTGACCATGGAGGTCGACGAGGAGGTCGTGCTGGAGGGCCAGGGCGAGGCCGTGGAGCGGCTTGCCGAGCTGCGGCGGCTGGGCGTGCGCCTGGCCATCGACGACTTCGGGATGGGGTACGCGTCGCTGGCGCATCTGCGCGAGCTGCGGGTGGACACCATCAAGATCGACCCGTCGTTCATCCGGGACTTGGGCGACGACGGCACCGTCACCCTGCTGACCCACACCATCATCCGGCTCGGCCAGGACCTGGGCGTCCAGGTGGTCGCCGAGGGCATCGAACGCAGCGAGCAGCTGGAGCAGCTGCGCACGATGGGCTGCGGGTACGGTCAGGGCTTCCTGGTGGCCCGCCCCATGGTGGCCGAGGGCGTGGAGGCTCTCGTGGGCGGCGAGGCGGGTATACCGCTGTAG
- the serA gene encoding phosphoglycerate dehydrogenase produces MSKPSVLVAEELSPAGLALLEGDFEVRHANGADRSELLPALEDVDALIVRSATQVDAEALAAAPRLKVVARAGVGLDNVDVDAATKAGVLVVNAPTSNIISAAEQAINLLLATSRNTAPAHNALINGEWKRSKYTGVEVYDKTVGVVGLGRIGQLVAQRLAAFGTHIVAYDPFVQPSRAAQMGVELVSLDELLRRSDYITIHLPKNKETIGLIGDEALAKVKPDVRIINAARGGILNEDALYRALKEGRVAGAGIDVWASEPCTDSPLFEFEDDVVVAPHLGASTAEAQEKAGTQVVRSVKLALSGEFVPDAVNVQGGAVAEDVKPGLPLTEKLGRIFTSLARGVADRIDIEVRGEIAAHDVKVLELAALKGVFGDVVEESVTFVNAPLLAKERGVEVNLVTSDDNSDWRNLITVRGVLPDGQKVSASGTLTGPRHHEKLVEINGYSMEIPVNEHMAFLSYHDRPGIVGKVGALLGEAQVNIAGMQVSRDTEGGTALITLTVDSEVPGPILEEISGEIQASQTRQVNLED; encoded by the coding sequence GTGTCTAAGCCCTCCGTTCTCGTCGCGGAAGAACTCTCCCCCGCCGGTCTCGCGCTGCTGGAAGGCGACTTCGAGGTCCGCCACGCCAACGGCGCCGACCGGTCCGAGCTGCTGCCCGCCCTCGAAGACGTCGACGCTCTGATCGTCCGCAGCGCGACGCAGGTCGACGCCGAGGCGCTGGCCGCCGCCCCCCGGCTCAAGGTCGTGGCGCGCGCCGGGGTGGGGCTGGACAACGTCGACGTCGACGCGGCGACCAAGGCCGGAGTCCTCGTCGTCAACGCCCCCACGTCCAACATCATCAGCGCCGCCGAGCAGGCCATCAACCTGCTGCTGGCGACGTCGCGCAACACCGCGCCCGCGCACAACGCGCTGATCAACGGCGAGTGGAAGCGTTCCAAATACACCGGCGTCGAGGTCTACGACAAGACCGTGGGCGTGGTCGGCCTGGGCCGTATCGGCCAGCTGGTCGCCCAGCGGCTCGCGGCCTTCGGCACCCACATCGTCGCCTACGACCCGTTCGTGCAGCCCTCCCGCGCCGCGCAGATGGGCGTCGAGCTCGTCAGCCTCGACGAACTGCTGCGGCGCAGCGACTACATCACGATCCACCTGCCCAAGAACAAGGAGACCATCGGTCTCATCGGCGACGAGGCGCTGGCCAAGGTCAAGCCGGACGTGCGCATCATCAACGCCGCGCGCGGCGGCATCCTGAACGAGGACGCGCTCTACCGCGCCCTCAAGGAAGGCCGCGTAGCCGGCGCCGGCATCGACGTGTGGGCCTCCGAGCCCTGCACCGACAGTCCGTTGTTCGAGTTCGAGGACGACGTCGTGGTGGCGCCCCACCTGGGTGCCAGCACCGCCGAGGCCCAGGAGAAGGCGGGCACCCAGGTCGTCCGCTCGGTGAAGCTGGCGCTGTCCGGCGAGTTCGTGCCCGACGCCGTCAACGTGCAGGGCGGCGCTGTTGCCGAGGACGTCAAGCCGGGCCTGCCGCTGACCGAGAAGCTCGGCCGCATCTTCACGTCGCTGGCCCGCGGGGTCGCCGACCGCATCGACATCGAGGTCCGCGGCGAGATCGCCGCCCACGACGTCAAGGTGCTGGAGCTCGCGGCCCTCAAGGGCGTCTTCGGCGACGTGGTCGAGGAATCGGTGACCTTCGTCAACGCGCCGCTGCTGGCCAAGGAGCGCGGCGTCGAGGTGAACCTGGTCACCAGCGACGACAACTCCGACTGGCGCAACCTGATCACCGTGCGCGGGGTGCTGCCCGACGGCCAGAAGGTGTCGGCCTCGGGCACGCTGACCGGTCCGCGCCACCACGAGAAGCTCGTGGAGATCAACGGTTACAGCATGGAGATCCCCGTCAACGAGCACATGGCGTTCCTCTCCTACCACGATCGCCCCGGCATCGTCGGCAAGGTCGGCGCGCTGCTGGGCGAGGCTCAGGTCAACATCGCCGGCATGCAGGTCAGCCGGGACACCGAGGGAGGGACGGCGCTGATTACGCTGACCGTCGACTCCGAGGTCCCCGGCCCGATCCTGGAGGAGATCTCCGGCGAGATCCAGGCGTCGCAGACCCGCCAGGTCAACCTGGAGGACTGA
- the ilvC gene encoding ketol-acid reductoisomerase produces MAAEMYYDDAADLSVIQGRTVAVIGYGSQGHAHALSLRDSGVDVRIGLAEGSQSRQKAEEAGLRVVTPAQAAEEADLIVVLVPDHIHRDLYNDEIAPHLTAGDALFFGHGFSIRYGLVQPPSDVDVAMIAPKGPGHLVRRQFEEGRGVPVLVAVEQDSTGSAWDLALSYAKGIGGTRAGALKTTFTEETETDLFGEQTVLCGGLSELIKAGFSTLTEAGYQPEVAYFECLHEVKLIVDLMYEGGISKMNWSVSDNAEYGGYTRGPRIVTEQTREEMRRVLSEIQDGSYAREMVAEFDAGRPAFLKRREAEQSEPIEKVGAELRPLMSWLQG; encoded by the coding sequence GTGGCAGCAGAGATGTACTACGACGACGCCGCCGATCTCAGCGTCATCCAAGGGCGCACCGTCGCCGTGATCGGGTACGGCAGCCAGGGGCACGCGCATGCGCTGTCGCTGCGGGACTCCGGCGTGGACGTGCGCATCGGCCTCGCCGAAGGCTCCCAGAGCCGCCAGAAGGCCGAAGAGGCCGGCCTGCGCGTGGTGACTCCGGCCCAGGCCGCCGAGGAAGCCGACCTCATCGTGGTGCTGGTGCCCGACCACATCCACCGCGACCTCTACAACGACGAGATCGCGCCCCACCTCACGGCCGGCGACGCGCTGTTCTTCGGCCACGGCTTCAGCATCCGCTACGGCCTCGTCCAGCCGCCCTCCGACGTCGACGTCGCCATGATCGCCCCCAAGGGCCCCGGGCACCTGGTGCGCCGCCAGTTCGAGGAAGGGCGCGGCGTGCCGGTGCTGGTGGCGGTGGAGCAGGACTCCACCGGTTCGGCCTGGGACCTGGCGCTGTCCTACGCCAAGGGCATCGGCGGCACCCGCGCCGGCGCGCTGAAGACCACCTTCACCGAGGAGACCGAAACCGACCTCTTCGGCGAGCAGACCGTGCTCTGCGGCGGCCTGTCCGAGCTGATCAAGGCCGGATTCTCCACGCTGACCGAGGCCGGGTACCAGCCCGAGGTCGCGTACTTCGAGTGCCTGCACGAGGTCAAGCTCATCGTCGACCTCATGTACGAGGGCGGCATCTCCAAGATGAACTGGTCGGTCTCCGACAACGCCGAGTACGGCGGCTACACCCGCGGCCCGCGCATCGTCACCGAGCAGACCCGCGAAGAGATGCGCCGCGTGCTCTCGGAGATCCAGGACGGCAGCTACGCCCGGGAGATGGTCGCCGAGTTCGACGCCGGCCGGCCCGCGTTCCTCAAGCGCCGCGAGGCCGAGCAGAGCGAGCCGATCGAGAAGGTCGGCGCCGAACTGCGCCCGCTGATGAGCTGGCTGCAGGGCTGA
- the gatB gene encoding Asp-tRNA(Asn)/Glu-tRNA(Gln) amidotransferase subunit GatB, with product MVGAVTSSPATSGAGPAPVAFDDAMRSYEPVLGLETHVELGTASKMFCSCSTTFGAEPNTQVCPVCLALPGALPVVNGTAVESAIRLGLALNCSVASWCRFARKNYYYPDMPKNYQISQYDEPLCTDGYLDVTVDTPDGPREIRVEIERVHMEEDTGKTAHMGGATGRIHGADYSIVDYNRAGIPLLEIVTKPIEDTGDLAPEAARAYATELRDLVRSLGISDVRMEEGSLRCDVNVSLMPRGADAWGTRSETKNVNSLRSVERAVRSEIERQAGVLGAGERVVQETRHFQENTGGSVSGRSKEEAQDYRYFPDPDLVPVAPGGEWIERLRAGLPELPAAKRARVKAEWSLADEELRDLVNAGAIDLVAATVDAGATPDEARKWWLNELSRRATEAEVELAALAITPGQVARVAALVAEGALNDKLARQVVEGVLAGEGDPDAVVEARGLKVVSDDSALGAAVDQAVADNPDAADKVRGGKVAAAGALVGAVMKATKGQADAGRARELILERLGAQ from the coding sequence ATGGTTGGCGCGGTAACGAGTAGCCCTGCCACGAGCGGTGCCGGTCCGGCCCCCGTGGCCTTCGACGACGCGATGCGCTCCTATGAGCCGGTGTTGGGGCTGGAGACCCATGTCGAGCTGGGCACGGCCTCGAAGATGTTCTGCTCCTGCTCCACGACCTTCGGCGCCGAACCCAATACCCAGGTCTGCCCGGTGTGCCTGGCGTTGCCCGGGGCGCTGCCGGTGGTCAACGGGACCGCGGTGGAGAGCGCGATCCGGCTGGGGTTGGCGCTGAACTGCTCGGTGGCGTCGTGGTGCCGCTTCGCGCGGAAGAACTATTACTACCCCGACATGCCGAAGAACTACCAGATCTCCCAGTACGACGAGCCGCTGTGCACCGACGGCTACCTCGACGTCACCGTCGACACGCCCGACGGCCCGCGCGAGATCCGGGTGGAGATCGAGCGTGTGCACATGGAGGAGGACACCGGCAAGACCGCCCACATGGGCGGCGCGACCGGCCGCATCCACGGTGCCGACTACTCCATCGTCGATTACAACCGTGCGGGCATCCCGCTGCTGGAGATCGTCACCAAGCCGATCGAGGACACCGGCGACCTCGCCCCGGAGGCGGCCCGCGCTTACGCCACCGAGTTGCGCGACCTGGTGCGCTCGCTGGGCATCTCCGACGTGCGCATGGAGGAGGGGTCCCTGCGCTGCGACGTCAACGTCTCGCTGATGCCGCGCGGCGCCGACGCGTGGGGCACGCGCAGCGAGACCAAGAACGTCAACTCGCTGCGCTCGGTGGAGCGCGCGGTGCGCTCGGAGATCGAGCGCCAGGCGGGCGTCCTCGGTGCGGGCGAGCGGGTCGTGCAGGAGACCCGGCACTTCCAGGAGAACACCGGAGGCTCCGTATCGGGCCGAAGCAAGGAGGAGGCTCAGGACTACCGCTACTTCCCCGATCCCGACCTCGTGCCGGTCGCCCCCGGTGGCGAGTGGATCGAGCGGCTGCGCGCGGGGCTGCCCGAGCTGCCCGCCGCCAAGCGCGCCCGGGTCAAGGCCGAGTGGAGCCTCGCCGACGAGGAGCTGCGCGACCTGGTCAACGCCGGGGCGATCGACCTCGTCGCCGCCACGGTCGATGCCGGGGCCACCCCGGACGAGGCACGCAAGTGGTGGCTCAACGAGCTGTCCCGCCGTGCCACGGAGGCCGAGGTCGAGTTGGCGGCGCTGGCGATCACGCCCGGCCAGGTGGCCCGTGTGGCGGCTCTGGTGGCTGAGGGCGCGCTCAACGACAAGCTCGCCCGCCAGGTGGTCGAAGGTGTGCTCGCCGGCGAGGGTGATCCCGACGCGGTGGTCGAGGCGCGCGGTCTGAAGGTCGTCAGCGACGATTCCGCGCTGGGGGCCGCCGTCGACCAGGCCGTCGCCGACAACCCCGACGCCGCCGACAAGGTCCGCGGTGGGAAGGTCGCGGCGGCCGGCGCGCTCGTCGGCGCGGTGATGAAGGCGACGAAGGGGCAGGCCGACGCCGGTCGCGCCCGTGAACTGATCCTGGAGCGCCTCGGCGCCCAGTGA
- a CDS encoding Cys-Gln thioester bond-forming surface protein → MPGLVRRFLAAATAALAVAAGVPAPATAQDLSRVAPETEKGATLRLDGGEAATTSLYRLTVDGDGSVQAYCADISTSVNSQAAYAEAEWGSGTAPQADSSTPGAVAWITENSYPNVGMERLREESGVRGIGRRQAIAATQAAIWHRTNGVELKRGSERGPGNAAQITGLYDYLVRGARAHTGEVPASALELAPGRIEGADPDAPIGPLTVHTTSPGPVAVWVQGADDGQLTGAGGRALDLVQDGEEFFLALPSEAPAGVATVYAKVTDARIRPGRLFGGKDGVETQPLVTAGSAVSTATAAVKVDWAAHTGATDAQPDPAPSASVPATAAAPGVGGSASAAPSAPPTPTPTPQASASPSGVVVAEDRRPDGHLAHTGTWLGPVIAAGLILVAAGAAGLYLARRRRTM, encoded by the coding sequence ATGCCCGGACTCGTGCGGCGATTCCTCGCCGCGGCCACCGCGGCGCTCGCCGTCGCGGCAGGCGTGCCCGCTCCGGCCACGGCCCAGGACCTGTCGCGTGTGGCGCCCGAGACCGAAAAGGGCGCCACACTCCGGCTCGACGGAGGCGAAGCCGCCACGACGTCGCTGTACCGGCTGACCGTGGACGGCGACGGCTCGGTCCAGGCCTACTGCGCCGACATCAGCACCAGCGTGAACAGCCAGGCGGCCTATGCCGAGGCCGAATGGGGCTCCGGCACGGCGCCGCAGGCCGACTCCTCCACACCGGGAGCGGTCGCCTGGATCACCGAGAACTCCTACCCGAACGTGGGGATGGAGCGGCTGCGCGAGGAGAGCGGTGTACGCGGCATCGGCCGGCGCCAGGCGATCGCCGCGACCCAAGCCGCGATCTGGCACCGCACGAACGGCGTCGAGCTCAAGCGCGGCTCCGAACGCGGGCCCGGAAACGCCGCGCAGATCACCGGGCTCTACGACTACCTGGTGCGGGGGGCGCGGGCGCACACCGGCGAGGTACCGGCGTCCGCGCTGGAACTCGCGCCCGGCCGGATCGAGGGCGCCGACCCGGACGCGCCGATCGGGCCGCTGACCGTGCACACCACCTCGCCCGGCCCGGTGGCGGTATGGGTGCAGGGCGCCGACGACGGACAGCTCACCGGCGCCGGGGGCCGCGCCCTCGACCTCGTCCAGGACGGCGAGGAGTTCTTCCTGGCGCTTCCCTCGGAGGCGCCGGCGGGCGTGGCCACCGTCTACGCGAAAGTGACCGACGCCCGGATTCGGCCGGGCCGGCTGTTCGGCGGCAAGGACGGGGTCGAGACCCAGCCGCTGGTGACCGCCGGCTCCGCCGTATCCACGGCCACGGCCGCGGTCAAGGTCGACTGGGCGGCCCACACCGGCGCGACCGACGCGCAACCGGATCCCGCTCCCTCCGCGTCGGTACCCGCCACCGCCGCTGCGCCCGGTGTCGGCGGGTCCGCCTCGGCCGCGCCTTCGGCTCCGCCGACGCCGACGCCGACACCGCAGGCGTCGGCGTCGCCCAGCGGGGTGGTCGTCGCCGAGGACCGCCGCCCCGACGGACACCTCGCGCATACGGGCACGTGGCTGGGGCCCGTGATCGCCGCCGGGCTGATCCTCGTGGCCGCCGGCGCCGCGGGGCTGTATCTGGCTCGGCGGCGCCGCACGATGTGA
- a CDS encoding acetolactate synthase large subunit — protein MLRAPSNRTGGGGFFVAQAPPDDEPSPKDLVMTEQMTGAQSLIRSLEHAGVDVVFGIPGGAILPAYDPLYDSANVRHILMRHEQGAGHAAEGYAYATGRPGVCMATSGPGATNLVTPLADAHMDSVPMVAITGQVATPMIGTDGFQEADICGITMPITKHNFLVKRAEDIPRTIAEAFHIASSGRPGPVLVDIAKDALQATTGFAWPQKLDMPGYRPVTKPHGKQVREAARMIAEAHRPVFYVGGGVVRSGAAQELRVLAELTGAPVTTTLMARGVFPDSHPQNVGMPGMHGTVAGVGALQRADLIVALGARFDDRVTGRLDSFAPDAKIVHADIDPAEISKNRHADVPIVGDCREVIADLVVAVRNDQASGLQGEYEAWWSQLDRLREVYPLGYDAPDDGTLSPQQVIERLGANVGSDATYVAGVGQHQMWAAQFIGYEKPGTFVNSGGLGTMGFSVPAAIGAKVGDPDRTVWAVDGDGCFQMTSQELATAAIEQIPIKVAVVNNGNLGMVRQWQTLYYESRYSNTDLQTAPRDEKVRVPDFVRLAEAYGCVGLRCERAEDVDAAIDKAMAVEDAPAVVDFSVNHDAMVWPMVGPGTSNDNIQYARDMAPDWDDDED, from the coding sequence CTGCTGCGCGCGCCCTCCAACCGCACTGGCGGTGGGGGGTTTTTTGTTGCTCAAGCACCTCCCGACGACGAGCCCTCTCCGAAGGATCTTGTGATGACCGAGCAGATGACCGGAGCGCAATCGCTCATCAGGTCACTGGAGCATGCCGGTGTCGACGTGGTTTTCGGGATCCCCGGCGGGGCGATCCTCCCCGCCTACGACCCCCTTTACGACTCGGCCAACGTGCGGCACATCCTCATGCGCCATGAGCAGGGGGCCGGCCACGCAGCCGAGGGCTACGCCTACGCCACCGGGCGCCCCGGTGTCTGCATGGCCACCAGCGGCCCCGGTGCGACCAACCTCGTGACCCCTCTCGCCGACGCCCACATGGACTCGGTGCCCATGGTCGCCATCACCGGGCAGGTGGCTACCCCGATGATCGGCACCGACGGATTCCAGGAAGCCGACATCTGCGGCATCACGATGCCCATCACCAAGCACAACTTCCTGGTCAAGCGCGCCGAGGACATACCGCGCACCATCGCCGAGGCCTTCCACATCGCCTCCTCCGGGCGCCCCGGACCCGTCCTCGTCGACATCGCCAAGGACGCGCTGCAGGCCACCACCGGGTTCGCCTGGCCGCAGAAGCTGGACATGCCCGGGTACCGGCCGGTCACCAAGCCGCACGGAAAGCAGGTGCGCGAAGCCGCCCGGATGATCGCCGAGGCACACCGGCCCGTCTTCTACGTCGGCGGCGGCGTGGTGCGGTCGGGCGCCGCACAGGAGCTGCGCGTGCTGGCCGAGCTGACCGGGGCTCCGGTCACCACCACGCTCATGGCGCGCGGCGTCTTCCCCGACAGCCATCCGCAGAACGTCGGCATGCCGGGGATGCACGGCACCGTCGCGGGCGTGGGGGCGCTGCAGAGGGCCGACCTGATCGTCGCTCTGGGAGCCCGCTTCGACGACCGCGTCACCGGGCGGCTCGACAGTTTCGCCCCCGACGCCAAGATCGTCCACGCCGACATCGACCCCGCCGAGATCTCCAAGAACCGCCACGCCGACGTGCCCATCGTCGGCGACTGCCGCGAGGTCATCGCCGACCTGGTCGTGGCGGTGCGCAACGACCAGGCCTCCGGCCTCCAGGGCGAGTACGAGGCCTGGTGGTCGCAGCTGGACCGGCTGCGCGAGGTCTACCCGCTGGGCTACGACGCGCCCGACGACGGCACCCTCTCCCCGCAGCAGGTCATCGAGCGCCTCGGCGCGAACGTCGGCTCCGACGCGACCTACGTCGCCGGCGTCGGCCAGCACCAGATGTGGGCCGCCCAGTTCATCGGCTACGAGAAGCCCGGCACATTCGTCAACTCCGGCGGCCTGGGCACCATGGGCTTCTCCGTGCCCGCCGCGATCGGCGCCAAGGTCGGCGACCCCGACCGCACCGTGTGGGCCGTCGACGGCGACGGCTGCTTCCAGATGACCAGTCAGGAGCTGGCCACCGCCGCTATCGAGCAGATCCCGATCAAGGTCGCCGTCGTCAACAACGGCAATCTCGGCATGGTCCGCCAGTGGCAGACCCTCTACTACGAGAGCCGCTACTCCAACACCGACCTGCAGACCGCGCCGCGCGACGAGAAGGTCCGCGTTCCCGACTTCGTGCGCCTGGCCGAAGCGTACGGTTGTGTCGGGCTGCGCTGCGAGCGGGCCGAGGACGTCGACGCCGCGATCGACAAGGCGATGGCCGTCGAGGACGCGCCGGCGGTCGTGGACTTCTCCGTCAACCACGACGCGATGGTCTGGCCCATGGTCGGTCCCGGAACCAGCAACGACAACATCCAGTACGCGCGCGACATGGCGCCCGACTGGGACGACGACGAGGACTAG